Proteins co-encoded in one Flavobacterium sp. M31R6 genomic window:
- the proS gene encoding proline--tRNA ligase, with product MSKNLTTRAEDYSKWYNELVVKADLAENSGVRGCMVIKPYGYAIWEKMQAELDRMFKETGHQNAYFPLFVPKSMFEAEEKNAEGFAKECAIVTHYRLKNDPDKPGKLMVDPNAKLEEELIVRPTSEAIIWSTYKGWVQSYRDLPLLINQWANVVRWEMRTRLFLRTAEFLWQEGHTAHATKAEAVEESEKMMHVYADFAENFMAIPVIKGLKTETERFAGAEETYCIEALMQDGKALQAGTSHFLGQNFAKAFDVKFANAEGKQEHVWGTSWGVSTRLMGALVMTHSDDQGLVLPPNLAPIQVVIVPIYKSDEQLEVISSEVDVLVKALRKLNISVKFDNRTTQKPGFKFAEWELKGVPVRIAVGPKDLENGTFEVARRDTLTKEVVLKDGITTYISDLLEQIQKDLFEKALNYRNTHITEVNSFDEFKAILDGEGGFVSAHWDGTAETEEKIKELTKATIRCIPLDRVEQAGSCVFTGKSSVGRVLFAKAY from the coding sequence ATGAGCAAGAACCTTACGACACGAGCAGAAGATTATTCAAAATGGTACAATGAGTTGGTTGTTAAGGCCGATTTAGCTGAAAATTCAGGAGTTAGAGGATGTATGGTGATTAAGCCATATGGGTATGCTATATGGGAAAAAATGCAAGCAGAATTGGATAGAATGTTTAAAGAAACAGGACATCAAAATGCCTATTTCCCTTTATTTGTTCCTAAAAGCATGTTTGAAGCCGAAGAGAAAAATGCTGAAGGATTTGCCAAGGAATGTGCCATTGTTACTCACTATAGATTGAAAAATGATCCGGATAAACCTGGGAAACTAATGGTGGATCCCAATGCAAAACTGGAAGAAGAATTAATTGTCCGTCCTACTAGTGAAGCTATTATTTGGTCTACCTATAAAGGATGGGTACAATCCTACAGAGATTTACCATTGTTAATTAACCAATGGGCCAATGTGGTGCGTTGGGAAATGAGAACCCGATTATTCTTGAGAACTGCTGAGTTTTTATGGCAAGAAGGACATACGGCACATGCAACGAAAGCTGAGGCTGTAGAAGAATCAGAGAAAATGATGCATGTGTATGCTGATTTTGCCGAGAATTTTATGGCAATTCCAGTTATAAAAGGATTGAAAACAGAAACAGAACGTTTTGCCGGTGCTGAAGAAACCTACTGTATCGAAGCCTTGATGCAGGATGGAAAAGCCTTGCAGGCTGGAACTTCTCACTTTTTGGGTCAAAATTTCGCAAAAGCTTTTGATGTTAAATTTGCTAATGCAGAAGGTAAGCAAGAACACGTTTGGGGAACTTCATGGGGTGTTTCGACCCGATTGATGGGAGCGCTGGTAATGACGCATTCTGACGACCAAGGATTGGTGTTGCCTCCTAATTTAGCTCCGATTCAAGTTGTTATTGTTCCTATATATAAGAGTGATGAACAATTGGAAGTTATTTCAAGCGAAGTGGATGTTTTGGTTAAAGCGTTAAGAAAATTAAATATCTCGGTAAAATTCGATAATAGAACAACTCAAAAACCAGGATTCAAATTTGCTGAATGGGAATTAAAAGGAGTGCCTGTGCGAATAGCTGTAGGTCCAAAAGATTTGGAAAACGGAACTTTTGAAGTAGCTAGAAGAGATACTTTGACCAAAGAAGTGGTTTTAAAAGATGGAATCACAACTTATATAAGCGATTTATTGGAGCAAATTCAAAAAGATTTGTTCGAAAAAGCATTAAATTATAGAAATACTCACATTACAGAAGTAAATAGTTTTGACGAGTTTAAGGCTATTCTTGATGGTGAAGGAGGCTTTGTTTCAGCACATTGGGATGGTACTGCGGAGACCGAAGAGAAAATTAAAGAATTGACAAAAGCAACGATAAGATGCATTCCTTTGGATAGGGTTGAACAGGCGGGAAGCTGTGTGTTTACTGGTAAAAGTTCGGTTGGAAGGGTGCTGTTTGCTAAGGCATATTAA
- a CDS encoding OmpP1/FadL family transporter, whose amino-acid sequence MKKNLLLFLVAGLTFSTIHSQEIKDAMRYTQSELHGTARFTAMSGAFGALGGDLSSINVNPAGSAVFNNNQFATTMGSYSTKNNSDYFGTGTSASDSNFDLNQAGGVFVFKTRNPNNDWKKFSMSINYENTNNYDNSLFSAGTSPVNSVANYFISYANGVPLDLLENGNYASLDNGAQQAFLGYQGYIINPVSNTPTNTLYTSNVRSGGNYHQENSTYSHGYNGKLIFNSGLQYKDFLYFGFNLNSHFTDYVQNTNFYESNNNPLDANYEVKSLNFSNSLHTYGAGFSFQVGAIAKLTNEMRLGFAYESPTWYNLQDELSQRLTAISSNIAETLPPDVVDPFVINYYAPYDLRTPGSLTGSFAYIFGKSGLISVDYKYKDYSCTEFSPTNDPYYRGLNSAMHNALGSSNEVRVGAEYKIQNFRLRGGYRFEGSPYNNSATVGDLNSFSGGLGYSFGSIKLDFSYVNVHSTSQNQFFSQGFTESARINTYKNNFTMTVIFEM is encoded by the coding sequence ATGAAAAAGAACCTATTGTTATTTTTAGTAGCAGGGCTAACGTTCTCTACAATACACTCACAGGAAATTAAAGATGCAATGCGTTATACACAAAGCGAATTGCACGGAACAGCTCGTTTTACAGCTATGAGCGGTGCTTTTGGAGCACTGGGAGGAGATTTATCATCCATCAATGTAAATCCAGCGGGTTCGGCGGTATTCAACAACAATCAATTTGCCACTACAATGGGGAGTTACAGCACCAAAAACAATTCTGATTATTTTGGTACTGGCACTTCGGCAAGTGATAGCAATTTCGACCTAAATCAAGCAGGAGGTGTTTTCGTTTTTAAAACCAGAAACCCTAATAACGATTGGAAAAAATTCTCGATGTCCATCAATTATGAAAATACTAATAATTATGACAATTCATTATTTTCAGCTGGAACAAGCCCTGTAAATTCAGTTGCAAATTATTTTATAAGTTATGCAAATGGAGTTCCTTTAGATTTACTCGAAAATGGTAATTATGCTAGTTTAGACAATGGAGCACAGCAAGCTTTTCTGGGCTATCAAGGCTATATCATCAACCCAGTAAGCAACACTCCCACTAATACATTATACACATCAAATGTTCGCTCAGGAGGCAATTACCATCAAGAAAACAGTACTTATTCCCATGGTTATAACGGGAAACTTATTTTTAACAGCGGATTACAATACAAAGATTTCTTGTATTTTGGTTTTAACCTGAATTCTCACTTTACTGATTACGTACAGAACACTAACTTCTATGAATCCAACAATAATCCTTTGGATGCAAATTATGAAGTTAAGAGCTTGAATTTTTCAAATAGTTTACATACTTATGGAGCAGGTTTTTCATTCCAAGTAGGAGCTATTGCAAAATTAACTAATGAAATGCGTTTGGGTTTTGCATATGAATCACCAACATGGTATAATTTACAAGACGAACTTTCGCAAAGATTAACAGCCATTAGCAGCAACATCGCAGAAACACTTCCTCCTGATGTGGTCGATCCATTTGTTATTAATTATTATGCTCCTTATGATTTACGCACTCCCGGAAGTTTAACCGGAAGTTTTGCCTATATTTTTGGAAAATCGGGGTTAATAAGTGTAGATTACAAATACAAAGACTATAGCTGTACAGAATTTAGCCCAACAAACGATCCTTATTACAGAGGTTTAAATAGTGCTATGCATAATGCCCTTGGTAGCAGCAATGAAGTAAGAGTGGGTGCCGAATATAAAATACAAAACTTCAGACTAAGAGGCGGATATCGTTTTGAAGGAAGTCCTTATAATAATTCGGCTACTGTAGGCGATTTAAACAGTTTTTCTGGTGGTTTAGGATATAGTTTTGGCTCCATAAAGCTTGATTTTTCGTATGTGAATGTTCATTCCACATCACAAAATCAGTTCTTTTCGCAAGGTTTTACAGAAAGCGCCAGAATCAATACGTACAAAAACAATTTCACTATGACTGTCATATTTGAAATGTAA